One segment of Methanolinea mesophila DNA contains the following:
- a CDS encoding ferritin, protein MLKKSVEDALNKQLNAELYSSYLYLSMSAYFEEIPMKGFAKWLRIQAEEEKAHGMKFYDYIIEAQGTVKLTKIDAPKTSWKSPLDAFEEVYAHEQKVTGMINNLMDLAVKEKDYATQNMLQWFVKEQVEEEANASEIVAKIKMIGERIGHLFCLDHELGKRE, encoded by the coding sequence ATGTTGAAAAAGAGTGTCGAAGATGCCTTGAATAAACAGTTGAATGCCGAGTTATATTCATCGTATCTCTACCTTTCCATGTCGGCGTATTTTGAAGAAATACCCATGAAGGGCTTTGCAAAATGGTTGAGAATACAGGCGGAAGAGGAAAAAGCCCACGGGATGAAGTTCTACGATTACATCATTGAGGCCCAGGGTACCGTGAAACTGACCAAGATCGATGCCCCGAAGACTTCATGGAAGTCTCCGCTCGATGCATTCGAGGAGGTTTACGCCCACGAACAGAAGGTCACCGGTATGATCAACAATCTCATGGACCTCGCCGTGAAGGAGAAGGACTATGCAACCCAGAACATGCTCCAATGGTTCGTGAAAGAGCAGGTCGAGGAAGAAGCGAACGCCAGCGAGATAGTGGCGAAGATCAAGATGATCGGTGAGCGGATCGGCCACCTCTTCTGCCTGGACCACGAGCTCGGTAAGAGAGAATAA
- a CDS encoding YHS domain-containing protein, producing MAVDPVCKMEVDEKTAKFKSEYQGKTYYFCAPGCKKQFEKDPKKYL from the coding sequence ATGGCCGTAGATCCGGTATGCAAAATGGAAGTAGACGAAAAGACCGCGAAGTTCAAGTCGGAGTACCAGGGAAAGACCTACTACTTCTGCGCTCCGGGGTGCAAGAAGCAGTTCGAAAAGGACCCGAAGAAGTACCTCTGA
- a CDS encoding heavy metal translocating P-type ATPase, whose product MAEEKKKVDLKISGMHCATCAITVEKAVKGLEEGTDASVNFGTDTASVTFDPGKVTLSQIEDAVRESGYEVLYEEATIKVGGMVCATCVQTIEEALRALPGVIRANVNLSTEKAYVAYNSSLTSLEDMKDAIESAGYQYLGLADLLTQEAEEKARAKDLSGKFRRFTIGFAVSIPLFLLMYVSLPISMQALAYAELLVATPVFVYVASPIFRAAWTALKNRTLNMDVMYAMGTGVAYVASVMGTFGIVLTTEFIFYDTAVMLASFLMLGRYLEARAKGRTSEAIKKLIGLRPKTATVISDEGEREVPVEDVQVGDRILVHPGEKVPVDGEVIAGESYVDESMITGEPVPAAKKKGSKVVGGTLNTNSVLTFRAERVGKDTVLAQIIALVEEAQGSRPPVQRIADVAVTYFIPTVLIIAVGAFLIWYFVAGQTLLFALTALISVLVVACPCALGLATPTAVTVGVGRGAELGILVKNGEALEVADRLTTVLFDKTGTLTRGKPEITDIIPEGMDKGTLLALAASVERNSGHPLAEAVVRAAKEQGLPLHESVRFDTLAGLGVRAEVLGEEVLIGNRALLAEKGIPLPAGTDASLVSLEKDGKTGIIIAVAGMVAGIIGISDILKDHSREAVDGLAKMKIRVAMITGDNEKTASAIARQIGIDRVIAQVLPQDKANEVKRLQQKGEVVAFVGDGINDAPALAQSDVGIAIGSGTDVAIETGDLVLIKDDPLDAVAGIQLSRKVMTRIKQNIFWAFAYNTALIPVAAGALYPFTGYTFKPELAALAMAISSVTVISLSLLLKKYIPPARKGR is encoded by the coding sequence ATGGCGGAGGAAAAAAAGAAGGTCGATCTCAAGATTTCGGGAATGCACTGCGCGACATGTGCCATCACCGTTGAAAAAGCGGTGAAAGGGCTCGAAGAAGGTACGGATGCGAGTGTCAACTTCGGGACCGATACCGCCAGCGTGACCTTCGATCCCGGCAAAGTCACTCTTTCGCAGATCGAGGATGCGGTCCGTGAATCGGGGTACGAAGTGCTCTACGAAGAAGCGACCATAAAGGTGGGCGGAATGGTCTGCGCGACCTGCGTCCAGACCATCGAAGAGGCCCTCCGGGCTCTTCCGGGGGTTATCAGGGCGAACGTGAACCTCTCCACCGAGAAGGCGTATGTAGCCTACAACTCGTCGCTCACGAGCCTCGAAGATATGAAGGATGCCATAGAGTCGGCAGGATACCAGTACCTCGGGCTCGCTGATCTCCTCACCCAGGAGGCGGAAGAAAAGGCGAGGGCAAAAGACCTTTCCGGAAAGTTCCGCCGGTTCACGATCGGGTTTGCCGTCAGCATCCCCCTCTTCCTCCTGATGTACGTGTCCCTCCCCATATCGATGCAGGCTTTGGCCTATGCAGAACTCCTGGTGGCGACGCCGGTCTTCGTCTACGTGGCATCCCCCATATTCCGGGCGGCATGGACCGCACTGAAGAACCGGACCCTGAACATGGACGTGATGTACGCGATGGGTACCGGTGTCGCCTACGTGGCGAGCGTGATGGGCACGTTCGGTATCGTGCTCACCACGGAGTTCATATTTTACGATACGGCGGTCATGCTGGCATCGTTCCTCATGCTGGGGAGATATCTCGAGGCCCGGGCGAAAGGGCGGACCTCTGAGGCGATTAAAAAGCTCATCGGGTTACGCCCGAAGACTGCAACAGTGATCTCCGACGAGGGAGAGCGGGAAGTTCCGGTCGAGGACGTCCAGGTGGGGGACCGGATTCTCGTCCACCCGGGAGAGAAGGTGCCGGTGGACGGGGAAGTCATCGCCGGTGAGAGTTATGTCGACGAGTCCATGATAACCGGAGAACCTGTTCCGGCCGCAAAGAAGAAAGGTTCCAAGGTTGTGGGAGGGACCCTGAACACCAATAGCGTGCTCACGTTCCGGGCCGAAAGGGTGGGAAAGGATACTGTGCTTGCGCAGATCATCGCCCTCGTCGAGGAGGCGCAGGGTTCACGCCCGCCGGTTCAGCGGATCGCGGACGTCGCGGTGACCTATTTCATCCCCACGGTGCTGATAATCGCGGTCGGTGCGTTTCTCATATGGTACTTCGTCGCCGGGCAGACCCTTCTCTTTGCACTCACCGCCCTGATCTCGGTGCTGGTGGTCGCCTGCCCCTGTGCGCTCGGGCTTGCCACACCGACCGCGGTAACCGTAGGAGTAGGGAGAGGTGCTGAGCTGGGCATACTGGTAAAGAACGGGGAGGCGCTGGAGGTGGCGGACCGGCTTACCACCGTTCTTTTCGACAAGACCGGGACACTCACCCGGGGAAAACCGGAAATAACCGATATTATCCCGGAAGGGATGGATAAGGGAACGCTCCTTGCGCTCGCGGCGAGCGTGGAGAGGAACTCCGGTCACCCCCTGGCGGAGGCGGTCGTACGTGCGGCGAAGGAACAGGGGCTCCCGCTCCATGAGAGCGTGCGCTTCGACACCCTCGCCGGGCTGGGAGTCAGGGCGGAGGTGCTCGGCGAGGAGGTCCTGATCGGGAACAGGGCACTGCTTGCAGAGAAGGGGATACCGCTTCCGGCCGGCACGGATGCGTCGCTCGTGTCGCTCGAGAAAGATGGCAAGACAGGGATTATAATCGCGGTGGCCGGGATGGTCGCGGGAATCATCGGGATCTCGGACATCCTTAAAGACCACAGCAGGGAGGCTGTAGACGGGCTCGCGAAGATGAAGATCCGGGTCGCCATGATCACCGGGGACAATGAAAAGACCGCCTCGGCCATTGCACGCCAGATTGGGATCGACAGGGTGATCGCGCAGGTACTGCCCCAGGACAAGGCGAACGAGGTGAAGCGTCTCCAGCAGAAGGGAGAGGTGGTGGCGTTCGTGGGCGACGGTATCAATGACGCCCCCGCCCTGGCACAGTCGGACGTAGGCATCGCCATCGGGAGCGGGACGGACGTCGCCATAGAGACCGGTGATCTCGTCCTGATCAAGGACGATCCTCTCGATGCGGTGGCGGGGATCCAGCTCTCAAGGAAGGTGATGACAAGGATTAAACAAAATATATTCTGGGCATTCGCCTACAACACCGCCCTGATCCCGGTCGCGGCAGGGGCCCTCTATCCCTTCACCGGGTACACGTTCAAACCGGAGCTCGCCGCACTGGCGATGGCGATCAGCTCGGTGACAGTGATCTCGCTCTCCCTCCTGCTCAAAAAGTATATACCTCCGGCCAGGAAAGGTAGGTGA
- a CDS encoding DUF362 domain-containing protein: MSERFGDAPSEVFFADIRARAPGENTIGQIRNLFDRAGFPAVIANSAPTAIKLHFGEWGNDSYINPVFVRQVVDKVKQSGGRPFLTDSNTLYRGSRSNAVDHLITAIEHGFCYSVAGAPLIIADGLTGKNHRRVRVEGNHFTSVLISADIAEAPSMVVLSHFKGHEVAGFGGAIKNLAMGCAPRAGKQHQHSARPMNVEGHCVGCGRCIAVCPRHAIDLDAGVSRIRTEDCIGCFECMTVCPEDAIDVDWTTEIPLFIERMVEYALGAVHNKTGRLGFMNFLIDITPDCDCVPWSDAAIVPDIGILASRDPVAIDAASFDLVNASRGIEGPYLSRNLEEGADKFRGMRAQTDACRQIAYAEKLGLGSSDYRLVRL, encoded by the coding sequence ATGTCTGAACGTTTCGGGGATGCACCATCCGAAGTATTTTTTGCCGATATCAGGGCACGGGCCCCGGGAGAAAACACGATCGGGCAGATCAGGAATCTCTTCGACCGGGCGGGTTTTCCCGCGGTTATCGCGAATTCGGCTCCCACGGCAATCAAGCTCCATTTCGGGGAGTGGGGTAACGATTCGTATATCAACCCGGTGTTCGTCAGGCAGGTGGTGGACAAGGTAAAACAATCGGGGGGGCGCCCGTTCCTCACCGATTCAAACACCCTTTACCGGGGGAGCAGGTCCAATGCGGTTGATCACCTGATTACCGCCATCGAACACGGCTTCTGCTATTCGGTGGCGGGCGCCCCTCTTATCATCGCAGACGGGCTGACGGGGAAGAACCACCGCAGGGTCCGGGTCGAGGGAAATCACTTCACCTCCGTCCTCATATCTGCCGATATCGCAGAGGCCCCGTCTATGGTGGTGCTCTCACATTTCAAAGGGCACGAGGTGGCGGGTTTCGGCGGAGCGATCAAGAACCTGGCGATGGGCTGCGCCCCCCGGGCAGGCAAGCAACACCAGCATTCGGCGAGGCCGATGAACGTCGAAGGACATTGCGTAGGCTGCGGAAGGTGCATCGCGGTATGCCCGAGGCATGCAATCGACCTGGATGCAGGGGTGTCCCGCATACGAACGGAGGATTGTATCGGGTGCTTCGAATGCATGACTGTCTGCCCGGAAGACGCCATCGACGTGGACTGGACCACGGAGATCCCTCTGTTCATCGAAAGGATGGTCGAATACGCCCTGGGTGCAGTGCACAACAAGACGGGCAGGCTCGGCTTCATGAACTTCCTCATAGACATAACCCCTGACTGCGACTGCGTGCCCTGGAGCGATGCCGCAATCGTCCCCGATATCGGGATTCTCGCCTCGCGTGACCCGGTGGCGATCGATGCAGCAAGTTTCGACCTGGTGAATGCCAGCCGCGGGATCGAAGGTCCCTATCTTTCGAGGAACCTGGAGGAAGGTGCCGATAAGTTCAGGGGGATGAGAGCGCAGACCGATGCCTGCCGGCAGATCGCGTATGCCGAAAAACTCGGGCTTGGATCTTCGGACTACCGCCTGGTAAGACTGTAA